A region of the Cucurbita pepo subsp. pepo cultivar mu-cu-16 chromosome LG14, ASM280686v2, whole genome shotgun sequence genome:
CATTGCATTGTGGGTCCCTTGTCAGtctcaaaaaatatatataatttaacccaTAAACCTCTCAAAATACCACTTTTAtctctttaatttattcattttattttgttatctaTTGTTCGTCTTTGTGCCAAATTTGTTACTGCTACACATTTTGAATTCAAGTTTATTTGattccttttgatttttgttatgtccctttaacaaataataataataataataaaataaaagtaaaacaaaaagagagaaattggTGGGATGGGTAGGTCGGAATATCACACTTTCCTCTCAATATAAGCGGCAAATGAACCCCACAACTTTCCAACCCTACCCAATAACACTACGACGTCGGATCGTCTAATCAAATCGTACCCGTTACCAAAATCAACGGTTTGGATTTTGCAAGGAAAAATTATGGAATATTTCGAAGCAGCGgatcttattatttatgtttttgaaaatgttaaaagaaggaaatttggagttttgattgaactttttaaaatgctttGAAATCAGCGCCGGATTGTTGGGTAATGGGTGGGCTCATAATGGGTCCCGCTGGGACGTACCTGAACTGGCCCAGTTTCGCAAAATCTGGGCCGGGATTGATTGATGGCTCTAGCTAACACTCAACATGGGCTTTAGAGGCCCAAACCCATTTACGAGATAAAAGTGATTGTAGtttatagaaaatgaaatttccaAAACNcttacaaaaaaaaatgtatataaataaGCGAGAGATGTACGGACGAGAATAtgtagtaataataaaaaataaaaaataaaaaataaaaaaagtgctctataattatattaaacaaGGATATTTACAGCCAAACATGCGAAAGACAAGTAGTAATTATAGTAATTTGAATGTATATAAGATTCTtcggaaaaagaaaatagttgaaaatttatgaCATGATATTTAGATATTTCACTAATATTATGGGTTATATCTGGATTTGTATGATCATTGTGATACTGTTCTCGTTTCATCCGGCTTGCGTCTCCATGGAATCACTTGCTTCAAGCTCCCATAGATACTTGCCTGCCGTTATTTGGACCCAGTTAAATAAACaacttttaaactttgatTTCATAAATGTTTCTAAAGATTTAACGAACCCAATAAGATTCATGTAGGACACTTACGATCAACTGCGACTTTGTATCCGATTTTCTAAACAGCCTTCTTCTACTCCTAAACCTTGTGATCTTCACCCTCGTTTCGCCCTCGCCACTCCCAGCATTACGGCCACCGCTGTTGTCACCGCCGGCCGAACGCGGTATTTCTGACGCGCCCTTCGGAACCTCCTTATTCTTCCTGAAGCTCATCCACCGCCTGGACCCGACATATTTACCATGCTTGCCCTCCCTTGTCGCAGTCTCCGCCCACGTGTCGGGGAACCTGAACGACAAATTGGAAGACAGGTCTTGGCCGACAACGGGGTCGTCCACGGCGGTCgttggagaggaaaaatgAGCCACTTTGGTGTCAGTGAATAGCCTCGGAGGCAGATCCAGGGATCTTGCACTTTTGGGCTTTGAATTCGGTTCAATAATTCCGAATGGTCTCGGTTTCCCTGGTGCCTCCTCCCATTGAAACGGCACAGAAATTGACGCGTGCAGCGGAGGCGTCACCAGACCCGGTGGCTCCGGCGGCTGTCTTGGAAGAGAAAACAGAGACAGCTTTGGTGGCGTCGAGCTCGGATTTTCCCCGGTTGCAAGCCTCATTCCGTCAAAATTTCACGGAcccatttgattttgaacgaaCACAACAAGGCCCTGTTGAAGTGGATGATCAGTTACTGTAGAATTGGGAGAATttttatagagagagaaagagagaaagagggggTTTTAGAGAGCGAAAGAAGTGGAGGCAGAGTTAGTTTATGAGGATGCGAATTGTGAGGGTAACTGCAAAACGCTCCTGGCGCTTCGTCTTCACGAGAAAATGCCACAAGTTTTGTTTGTGTACATTAAACTGTAAATGCGCCGAATCTCAATCTTACGTTTAATCATGTTTGAGGTCCCACGATTTGGAAATTTCGGGTCTCTGATTTTGATGGATTTTTGAAAACCATGAACGGACATTTTTGTGAATTGGGTGTGTTTCAAAGTCGTACTCGTTTTTCCTGATCTGCCAAAACGGTTGAGAAAAGATAGGCTTTTTGATGCGTATATAAAATACTGATTTTTCTGCGACTTTTTTGCATGCCAAATGGTTCAGTGGCTCATGTGATTTGCTTTGTTGGATCATTTCTTGTTCATGGACGAGGACGCCAAGTCGTCTGAAAAGTTGTTGGattggtttgattttcaaaacTCACTCTCCGCTGTGGTCTTAATGTTTCTCTTGAATCAGTGTATATCAATTCATTACATTCTTAGTAATTTGTGTATACAAGTGAAGAGAAAGAACACACAGAATCATACATGGGTATGCAATTTTATTGAGTAAGAACAAGATGCAGTTTCACGACTATCTACTTAGACGATTCATACCCTCGCACGCCAAGGTTCCTTCTAGATCTCCGATAATTCGAGTTATTCGAACTTCTAGACCTCTTTGCACTTCTTGGAAGAGAGTTTTGACAGTACTGGCAAAGCGTTTAATGTCAAAGCTACCCGACTCTTGATGTAGTTCCTCAGCAACCTTCCCGAATTCCACGCTGATCTTCACCTGAATTTCCATCCATTTCTGTCCCGTTAACACAACATATCTTTGTAGCTGAAATGTCTGTTCAAGGAAGTTCTCCAGCGCCTTGGATTTCCCTTTCGTTCTTACAACTTTGAACTCTCCACATTTTACACTCGCCTCGTAATCATGCTGCAAACCACAATAACCAAATTGAAGACAAGGTAAATCTGTACAAACTAGAAAAGGAAGAATGAATATGAACTTACCATCCTTTGGCAGAGTTCATCAGTCTTCTCCTGCAGAGAATTGTATCTGCCCACTTGTTTATTCAGAAGTGTCAGAAACATAAGAAA
Encoded here:
- the LOC111810153 gene encoding uncharacterized protein At4g00950-like, with product MRLATGENPSSTPPKLSLFSLPRQPPEPPGLVTPPLHASISVPFQWEEAPGKPRPFGIIEPNSKPKSARSLDLPPRLFTDTKVAHFSSPTTAVDDPVVGQDLSSNLSFRFPDTWAETATREGKHGKYVGSRRWMSFRKNKEVPKGASEIPRSAGGDNSGGRNAGSGEGETRVKITRFRSRRRLFRKSDTKSQLIASIYGSLKQVIPWRRKPDETRTVSQ